In a single window of the Flavivirga spongiicola genome:
- a CDS encoding argininosuccinate synthase has protein sequence MKKLVIAYSGGLDTSYCAVSLSKEYDVHAVSVNTGGFTKSEIEHIESNAYKMGVSTYKNIDAVATFYQKVVKYLIFGNVLKNNTYPLSVSAERIIQAIEIVEYAKSIDAEYIAHGSTGAGNDQVRFDMIFQTLAPEIKIITPIRDEKLTRQEEIDYLKSNGIDMSWEKAQYSINKGLWGTSVGGSETLTSEKPLPSEAYPSQLEKEGEEKVTLTFKNGEFVALNGKENEPEVNIELLNNIASNYAIGRDIHVGDTIVGIKGRVGFEAAAALITVKAHHLLEKHTLTKWQLQHKEYLSSFYGMHLHEGQYLDPVMRNIEAFLQSSQEQVSGDVIVTLKPYHFSLDGIVSKHDLMNAKFGSYGEINKGWTADEAKGFIKIIGNQNKIYQQVNS, from the coding sequence CATGCAGTAAGCGTCAATACAGGAGGGTTTACAAAAAGTGAAATTGAACATATAGAAAGTAATGCTTATAAAATGGGTGTTTCTACTTATAAAAATATTGATGCCGTTGCTACGTTTTATCAAAAAGTAGTGAAGTATTTAATTTTTGGTAATGTTTTAAAGAATAACACCTATCCATTATCAGTAAGTGCCGAAAGAATCATTCAAGCTATCGAAATTGTGGAATATGCAAAAAGTATTGATGCCGAATATATCGCACATGGAAGTACTGGGGCAGGAAACGACCAAGTAAGATTCGATATGATTTTTCAAACGCTGGCTCCAGAAATTAAAATCATTACACCTATTAGAGATGAAAAATTAACCAGACAAGAAGAAATAGATTATTTAAAATCTAATGGAATAGATATGTCTTGGGAAAAAGCACAATATTCAATCAATAAAGGACTTTGGGGGACTAGTGTTGGAGGATCTGAGACTTTAACTTCTGAAAAACCTTTGCCAAGTGAAGCCTACCCATCACAATTGGAGAAAGAAGGTGAAGAGAAAGTGACGCTGACATTTAAAAATGGGGAGTTTGTGGCATTGAATGGTAAAGAAAATGAACCAGAAGTTAATATTGAATTGTTAAACAATATAGCATCGAATTACGCTATAGGTAGAGATATTCATGTTGGGGATACGATTGTTGGCATAAAAGGGCGTGTTGGTTTTGAAGCTGCTGCAGCTTTAATTACTGTAAAAGCACATCATTTATTAGAAAAGCACACACTTACCAAATGGCAACTACAGCATAAAGAATACTTATCAAGTTTTTACGGAATGCATTTACATGAAGGCCAGTATTTAGATCCTGTAATGAGAAACATTGAAGCCTTTTTACAAAGTAGCCAGGAGCAAGTAAGTGGTGATGTGATAGTAACATTAAAACCATATCATTTCTCTTTGGATGGTATTGTATCAAAGCATGATTTAATGAATGCGAAGTTTGGAAGCTATGGCGAGATTAATAAAGGGTGGACTGCAGATGAAGCTAAAGGATTCATTAAAATTATTGGAAATCAAAATAAAATATATCAACAAGTAAACTCGTAG
- the argC gene encoding N-acetyl-gamma-glutamyl-phosphate reductase, whose amino-acid sequence MENIKVGIIGGAGYTAGELIRLLINHPKTTINFVFSTSNAGNKISHIHQDLVGSLDLKFTDTVNPDVDVLFLCLGHGNSVKFLENNTFSDKTKIIDLGNDFRLEKDKVFDGKNFVYGLPELEKETIKSANYIANPGCFATAIQLGLLPLAEKNLLNNDVHINAVTGATGAGTSLSATTHYTWRDNNFSYYKPFTHQHLGEINQSVKQLQNDFSSEILFMPNRGNFSRGIFATIYTDFEGTVEEAISMYKHFYKNAKFTFISDANIHLKQVVNTNKCIIHLHKHNNKLLITSVIDNLLKGASGQAIQNMNLMFGLEETEGLQLKGTYF is encoded by the coding sequence ATGGAAAATATAAAAGTAGGAATTATTGGAGGGGCAGGTTATACGGCTGGTGAGCTAATTAGATTGTTGATTAATCACCCAAAAACGACTATTAATTTTGTATTCAGTACATCTAATGCTGGTAATAAAATTAGTCATATCCATCAGGATTTGGTCGGTTCGTTAGATTTGAAATTTACGGATACTGTTAATCCGGATGTCGATGTGTTATTTTTATGTTTAGGTCATGGGAACTCGGTAAAGTTTTTAGAAAACAATACGTTTTCAGATAAAACAAAGATTATAGATTTAGGAAACGATTTTAGATTAGAAAAGGATAAAGTTTTTGATGGTAAAAACTTTGTGTATGGTTTACCAGAATTGGAAAAAGAAACTATTAAATCTGCTAATTATATTGCAAACCCAGGATGCTTTGCGACAGCCATTCAATTAGGATTGTTGCCATTGGCTGAAAAGAATTTATTGAATAACGATGTGCATATTAACGCAGTAACTGGAGCCACAGGAGCCGGAACTTCACTATCGGCAACGACACATTATACGTGGAGAGATAATAATTTTTCATATTATAAACCATTTACCCATCAGCATTTAGGAGAAATCAATCAATCAGTAAAGCAATTGCAAAATGATTTTTCTTCAGAGATTTTGTTTATGCCAAATAGAGGGAATTTTTCAAGAGGGATTTTTGCAACTATTTATACAGATTTTGAAGGTACGGTTGAAGAGGCTATCTCTATGTATAAACACTTTTATAAAAATGCCAAATTCACTTTTATTTCGGATGCAAACATCCATTTAAAACAAGTGGTTAATACGAATAAATGTATTATACATTTACATAAACATAATAATAAACTGTTGATTACAAGTGTGATTGATAACTTGTTAAAAGGGGCTTCGGGTCAAGCCATTCAAAACATGAATTTAATGTTTGGATTAGAAGAAACTGAAGGATTGCAGTTGAAGGGGACTTATTTCTAA
- the proC gene encoding pyrroline-5-carboxylate reductase codes for MKIAIIGTGNLGSSIVKGLIKNKSFTSLYLSDKNTSAVKAFEDEPYVTITSDNSKAVEESDIVLFALQPRHIEGVLKDVAPIIKADHIVLSVAAGFEISRIESIIGNDKNIIRVMPNTAISIGKSMTCLSANDKGQEKIELAKDIFNQLGTTMVIPEEQIQAATVICASGIAFWMRLVRATTQGAIQLGFEAHEAHDLAVQTCFGSASLLIESGRHPEQEIDRVTTPSGCTIEGLNAMEHQGLSSALIQGIVSSFEKINQIKKN; via the coding sequence ATGAAAATAGCAATAATAGGAACAGGGAATTTAGGAAGCTCTATAGTCAAAGGACTTATAAAAAATAAGTCATTTACATCGTTGTATCTAAGTGATAAAAACACATCGGCGGTAAAAGCTTTTGAAGATGAACCTTATGTTACCATTACAAGTGACAACTCAAAAGCAGTTGAAGAATCAGATATCGTTCTTTTTGCCTTACAGCCCAGACATATTGAAGGCGTATTGAAAGATGTAGCACCAATTATAAAAGCTGATCATATTGTGCTTTCAGTAGCAGCCGGTTTCGAGATTTCCAGGATAGAGAGTATTATTGGAAACGATAAAAATATCATTCGCGTCATGCCGAATACAGCAATTTCAATAGGGAAATCCATGACCTGCCTTTCAGCGAATGATAAAGGTCAGGAAAAAATTGAATTGGCAAAAGACATATTTAATCAGTTAGGGACTACCATGGTCATTCCAGAAGAACAAATACAAGCAGCAACAGTCATCTGTGCCAGCGGGATTGCATTTTGGATGCGTTTGGTACGTGCGACAACGCAAGGCGCTATTCAATTGGGCTTTGAAGCACATGAAGCACATGATTTGGCGGTTCAAACTTGTTTTGGTTCTGCAAGCTTGTTAATTGAATCAGGTAGGCATCCAGAGCAAGAAATTGATCGTGTAACAACGCCTAGTGGATGTACTATTGAAGGACTGAATGCTATGGAACATCAAGGTTTGAGTTCTGCTTTAATACAAGGCATCGTATCATCGTTCGAAAAAATTAATCAAATTAAAAAGAATTAA
- a CDS encoding aspartate aminotransferase family protein, which yields MPLFDVYPLYNVTPISGKDILVYDNEGTEYLDLYGGHAVISIGHAHPNYVEAITNQVNTLGFYSNAIQNPLQKQLADKIEALSECKDYELFLCNSGAEANENALKLASFKTGKKRVVAFNNGFHGRTSAAVAATDNQNIIAPINAQQAVTILPLNDIEGVKRELEKGDVCAVIVEFIQGVGGLDQGTAAFFEQVDTLCKANNTMFIADEIQCGYGRSGKFFAFQYYKVTPDIISMAKGMGNGFPIGGILIHPNIEAKYGMLGTTFGGNHLACAAGLAVLNTIEEENLIENTNAISEYFIEKAKTIPQIKNIKGRGLMIGLEFDFEVGDLRKKLIYDEHIFTGGASNKKLLRILPPLTVKKEHVDQFFDALIKVLVKMETSV from the coding sequence ATGCCATTATTTGACGTTTATCCATTATATAATGTCACCCCGATTTCCGGGAAAGACATACTTGTTTATGATAACGAAGGAACCGAATATTTAGACCTTTATGGAGGTCATGCTGTGATTTCTATCGGACATGCACACCCAAATTATGTTGAAGCAATCACCAACCAAGTGAATACATTAGGGTTTTATTCTAATGCGATTCAGAACCCATTACAAAAGCAATTAGCAGATAAAATTGAAGCACTGTCAGAGTGTAAAGATTACGAGTTGTTTTTATGTAACTCGGGAGCAGAAGCCAATGAAAATGCTTTAAAATTAGCCTCTTTTAAAACAGGTAAGAAACGTGTTGTGGCCTTTAATAATGGGTTTCATGGGCGTACATCAGCAGCCGTAGCAGCAACTGATAACCAAAATATTATCGCACCAATAAATGCGCAGCAAGCAGTAACCATTTTGCCTTTAAATGATATTGAAGGTGTTAAAAGAGAATTAGAAAAAGGGGATGTTTGTGCTGTTATAGTGGAGTTTATTCAGGGCGTTGGTGGTTTGGATCAAGGAACAGCAGCGTTTTTTGAACAAGTAGATACACTTTGTAAAGCTAATAACACCATGTTTATTGCTGATGAGATTCAATGTGGTTATGGACGTTCGGGGAAATTTTTCGCGTTTCAGTATTATAAAGTCACACCAGATATTATTTCTATGGCAAAAGGTATGGGGAATGGCTTTCCAATAGGCGGGATTTTAATTCACCCAAATATCGAAGCTAAATATGGCATGTTGGGAACGACCTTTGGTGGTAATCATTTAGCATGTGCAGCAGGTTTAGCAGTTTTAAATACGATTGAAGAAGAAAACCTCATTGAAAACACGAATGCTATTTCTGAGTATTTTATTGAAAAAGCAAAAACGATTCCGCAAATAAAAAATATAAAAGGAAGAGGTTTGATGATCGGTTTAGAATTCGATTTTGAAGTTGGAGACCTAAGAAAGAAACTTATTTATGACGAACATATTTTTACAGGTGGCGCATCCAATAAAAAGTTGTTAAGAATTTTGCCTCCGTTAACTGTTAAAAAAGAACACGTAGATCAATTTTTTGATGCTTTGATAAAAGTATTAGTTAAAATGGAAACATCGGTATAA